GGCCGGCCCCGCCGTGCGGGACTTCGTGCGCGCCTGCCTCGCGGTCTGCCGCGGCCCCGCGGCCCGGGAGCCGTCGGCTCCCGGGCCGCAGGACCCGCCCGAACGGTGACCGCCTCGCGCGCGGCGGCGGGCCGGGACGCGCGCGGCCCCCTCCGTCCCGCCCGGGTCGGGGCGGTCCCGAGGGGGCCGCTCGGGGAGGGCGGGACGCCCCCTGGGAGCGCCGTTACGGCAGCGTCGCGCCGACCGCGTCGAGCGCGTCCGTCACCGGGTAGAAGAACGTGGTGCCGCCCGAGGTGCAGTCGCCGCTGCCGCCCGAGGTGATCCCGACGGCGGAGCTGCCGGAGAACAGCGCGCCGCCGCTGTCGCCCGGCTCGGCGCACACGCTCGTCTCGATCGTGCCGTGGACGGTGCCCTGCGGGTAGCTCACGGAGACGTCGACGGCCGTGACCTCGCCGCCGTGCAGGCCGGTGGTGCTGCCGCTGCGCTGCACCTGCTGGCCGACCGTCGCCTCGGCGGCGCCGGTGATCTCCTGCGTGCCGCCGTCGTAGAGGTTCACGGCGCTGGGGTGATCGACGTCCGCGCTGTACTCGACCAGCGCGTAGTCGCCCTCGGGGAACACACTTTCCGCCATGGTGCCGATCGGGTCTCCGCCCGCGGACTCGGACCACGTGCTGCCGGTCGACCCGCAGTGGCCCGCGGTGAGGAAGCCCGGCTGGTCACCCACCGTCACGTTGAAGCCGAGCGAGCAGCGCGCGCCCGAGCTGTGGATCGCGTCACCGCCCGCGATGAACGGCGCGAACGCGCCAGGCCGCTGTTCCAGCGTCGCCAGGCCGTCCAGCGCCTCGACCGAGTCGCGCACGGATTCCAGCGCCGCGCCGGTGACCGTGCTGTCCACGGTGACGCGGACGGTGTTGCCGACCGGGTCGACCGACCAGGCGGTGCCCGGCACGGCGAACTCCTCGACCTGCGCCCTGACTTCGGCGAGCGTGGCGGAGCTGTGCTCCA
Above is a genomic segment from Streptomyces marincola containing:
- a CDS encoding S1 family peptidase, translated to MTHRRTSHRRLLAAATGLAALLAGSLAVTQANAAPAAPAAPDVLSSAEAGELAGSLTDRLGDEAAGAFYDADTKALVVNVLDETAADTVRDAGARARVVEHSSATLAEVRAQVEEFAVPGTAWSVDPVGNTVRVTVDSTVTGAALESVRDSVEALDGLATLEQRPGAFAPFIAGGDAIHSSGARCSLGFNVTVGDQPGFLTAGHCGSTGSTWSESAGGDPIGTMAESVFPEGDYALVEYSADVDHPSAVNLYDGGTQEITGAAEATVGQQVQRSGSTTGLHGGEVTAVDVSVSYPQGTVHGTIETSVCAEPGDSGGALFSGSSAVGITSGGSGDCTSGGTTFFYPVTDALDAVGATLP